A portion of the Oncorhynchus nerka isolate Pitt River linkage group LG27, Oner_Uvic_2.0, whole genome shotgun sequence genome contains these proteins:
- the fzd10 gene encoding frizzled-10, which translates to MDIMVQRGETMHSTAKLSLINVLLVCLSGGCSAISSIDPDRPGEGRCQQIVIPLCKDIGYNMTRMPNLMGHEDQNEAAIKLHEFAPLIGFGCHTHLKFFLCSLYAPMCTEQVSTPIPACRVMCEQARQKCSPIMEQFNFRWPDSLDCSRLPTKNDPNNLCMEAPNNGSDEPPKGSHTQRPDFRLQRPMKETESKETCTNPGKFHYVQKSESCAPKCYPKVDVYWSQGDKQFSLVWMAIWSILCFISSSFTVLTFLIDPQRFKYPERPIIFLSMSYCVYSVGYLVRLFVGADSIACDRDSGVQYIIQEGLESTGCTIVFLILYYFGMASSLWWVILTLTWFLAAGKKWGHEAIEANSSYFHLAAWAIPAIKTIMILVMRKVAGDELTGVCYVGSMDVKALTGFVLIPLSCYLIIGTSFLLSGFVALFHIRKIMKTEGENTDKLEKLMVRIGVFSVLYTVPATCVIACYFYERLNMDYWRSLAVEQRCVDSSRNNAESEECGMKSSIPAVEIFMVKIFMLLVVGITSGMWIWTSKTLQSWQNVFSRKLKKRTRRKAASVFTSSGPYIKPHPALKAHNTKYEPTRPPPTCV; encoded by the exons ATGGACATTATG GTTCAAAGAGGAGAGACTATGCATTCCACTGCTAAACTGAGCCTTATCAATGTGCTACTGGTCTGTCTGAGTGGTGGCTGCTCAGCCATTAGCTCCATAGACCCAGACCGGCCGGGTGAAGGGAGATGTCAACAGATTGTCATCCCCCTATGTAAGGACATTGGCTACAACATGACAAGGATGCCCAATCTGATGGGCCACGAGGACCAGAATGAGGCAGCTATCAAGCTACATGAGTTTGCCCCTCTCATAGGGTTTGGATGCCACACTCACCTCAAGTTTTTTCTCTGTTCGCTGTATGCACCTATGTGCACGGAGCAGGTATCCACCCCAATCCCTGCCTGCAGAGTGATGTGTGAGCAGGCCAGGCAAAAGTGCTCCCCTATCATGGAGCAGTTCAACTTCCGCTGGCCTGACTCCCTGGACTGCTCCAGACTACCTACTAAAAATGACCCCAACAACCTCTGCATGGAGGCCCCCAACAACGGCTCAGACGAGCCCCCCAAAGGCTCCCACACCCAGCGTCCTGACTTCAGGCTTCAGCGGCCCATGAAGGAGACGGAGAGCAAGGAGACCTGCACGAACCCAGGCAAGTTCCACTATGTGCAGAAGAGTGAGTCCTGCGCCCCCAAGTGCTACCCCAAAGTGGATGTGTACTGGAGTCAGGGAGATAAGCAGTTCTCTCTGGTGTGGATGGCTATCTGGTCCATCCTCTGCTTCATCTCCAGCTCATTCACTGTCCTCACCTTCCTCATCGACCCCCAGCGATTTAAATACCCCGAGAGGCCTATCATCTTCCTCTCCATGTCCTACTGTGTCTACTCTGTGGGCTACCTGGTCCGTCTGTTTGTGGGAGCAGACAGTATCGCCTGTGACCGGGACAGTGGGGTCCAGTACATCATCCAGGAGGGACTGGAAAGCACGGGCTGCACCATCGTCTTCCTCATCCTCTACTACTTCGGCATGGCCAGCTCCCTCTGGTGGGTCATCCTCACACTCACCTGGTTCCTGGCTGCAGGGAAGAAGTGGGGCCACGAGGCCATCGAGGCCAACAGCAGCTATTTCCACCTGGCGGCCTGGGCCATCCCAGCCATCAAGACCATCATGATCCTGGTGATGAGGAAGGTTGCCGGGGACGAGCTGACGGGAGTGTGCTACGTGGGCAGCATGGACGTGAAAGCTCTCACAGGCTTCGTGCTCATCCCACTCTCCTGCTACCTCATCATCGGCACCTCGTTCCTGCTGTCGGGCTTCGTGGCCCTGTTCCACATCCGCAAGATCATGAAGACGGAGGGGGAGAACACGGATAAACTGGAGAAGCTGATGGTACGGATCGGAGTGTTCTCCGTCCTCTACACTGTGCCTGCAACCTGCGTTATCGCCTGCTACTTCTACGAGAGGCTCAACATGGACTACTGGAGGAGCCTGGCCGTGGAGCAGAGGTGTGTTGACAGCAGCAGGAACAATGCAGAGTCTGAAGAGTGTGGTATGAAGAGCTCCATCCCGGCCGTGGAGATCTTCATGGTTAAGATCTTCATGCTGTTAGTGGTGGGCATCACGAGTGGCATGTGGATCTGGACCTCAAAAACACTGCAGTCATGGCAGAATGTGTTTAGCAGGAAGCTGAAGAAGAGGACTAGGAGGAAGGCTGCCAGTGTATTTACAAGCAGTGGGCCTTACATCAAGCCTCACCCAGCACTGAAAGCGCACAACACAAAGTATGAGCCTACCAGGCCCCCTCCTACATGCGTATGA